ggtGCTAATCAAGAGGGAAGTGAATTTTTGGGGAAGATAGAAATAAAAGATTACATACATGTAATATTATTCTCTAAGCAAAATTTGTGAAAATTCATCGGAAATATTATAATTCCGTGAAAAATATCTAACATTCATAAAAAAGAGTATCATTTTACATTAAAAATATTAACGCTATCGACAAAATTAATAACATTCATTACCTGTAATGTTTTCTGGACAAAAAAAAATATGTATCATTCACCGTTCACCGGTTAGGATTTATTTTCCGAAAATATTCATCATAAATAATGTTATTCTTATTACTGTATAAATTttgatataataaaaatatattttttgttCGTAAAAATTATTTTTTTCACGTATATCATGATACAAATACAACGTAAATTATAAAAATGAATGGtaaaataataacattatttataaagAATGTTTACTTCCCCCTTACCCCAAAAAATCTTATTTCCCCCCTTTCCGCATCCCCAAAAATCAGCTTCGCTCTAAATCGCGCGCGCTCACACACACACCCCAAAATATGGACAAAAACTGATGCGCCCCAAACCCGTTTTCACCTGTTACATAACCCACACGGCCAACGATATTGCCACCTCTAGTCAACTGATAAAAAAAAGTAGTTCTTACATATGCTTTTATGTGTCCGAAGATTCCTCAGTATCTGGAGTGGGCCGTCGCCGACTCAATTGGAACAAATTACGTGGGCCTGAACCTGAACCGCCATCAGAAGactcattatcatcatcaatagACTCATTATCATTACTCTCGCCCCACAACCCTGAACTTGTTCTCCTTCTAACCATCACTTGGGCCCTGGCCCGAGATGTCCCTGACCAACTACTGCTTCTAGAACTATTCCCAGGTCGAAAGACCCTAATTAGGAAAAAAACAGTTAAACCATTATAACTATCTTGATCTTGTTCATCACCCATAGATGATTGAAGACTACTCAACAAATCTTCAACATCCCTCTGTCTTTCCATTCTTCTCCAATTGCGTAGCCTCTCGGGGTCCGCTTCTGTGGGCCGCACAAACGGGTGCACCAACCTTGCGTGTTTCCGTAAATCTGTGTACGTCCCCGAAAAATCACAAGTTTCACTAGCACAGCTTCGTTTCTTCGCGTTCATAAATAATCGGGCTGCATCAACAACCACCCACCCGCTGACCTCACCACGACATAGTGGGCATGCCAGCTTTGACTTTGACTTCTTATCTTCGGTAGTCAAACTTGCTTCCGTGATAATGACGGGAGTGTCTTCATTCAAAGAGACAGACTGTTGACCATCAAAGACCAAAGGGACAGATTGCTGATCATCTGGGGCCAAAGGTTGACTTTCAGAAAATGATTTTCGGAATTGGTCAAAGCAATTCGAGTGACGGTGGCTCGTGTCACACATGAAAGGACGGCAACCTTTATTGTGTGAAGAACATATGAGAAGAATTGCATTGTGAGGATGTTCCATACATACGGGGCATCGGGCATCTTGCCACTCGGTTAAATTCTCGTCAGTTTCTAAAGGGTTCTTGTTTATTAATGGTCGTTTTGATTGACTGGTGCTGCATTTGTACGGAGACGGCCTTGAACTACCAATAGATACAGAACGGTCTCGTCTCTCCTTAGGCATTGTTATCTGTGTGCATAAACAACATTGCTTAGTTCCTTTAAatataaactaaaaattaaaactagcACAATGATGAACCATGCGATGGGGCGTCGGCAAACGGGTAGACCAGATGGGTTATAAGGGGGCAAAACGGGTCTGTTTAACCTAAAACAGATTCAATTACATGAACACCCAGAAAACAGCCAATATAATTAGCTACAAATATCGACATGTACGCATGAACTTTCAAACTAGAACAATTAAACGTAAAGCATATAACACCAATATTAACATAGTAAGCCCTAATTTGTTCAAACACCTAGTTTCTAATTCAACCACAAATCCGAATAATTATGCAATCAAAGAGCAGGTAGCTTCAAAGCACCCAAATTTGCAGATCCAACTACTAATTAAACATCgcaatatatatgtacgtataatataattataaatataaattaccttAGATTGTAAGCTTCAATTTGTATGCTTCTGTGGTTCCGATGAATCAATTTAACGGTGACGAGCTAAGAAGCCCCTGAAGGATTCGAGAGCGATTTTGACGAGCTATATGGAGCTTCGATAAAGCGATAAATAGGAGTATAGCACAATTCTCTTTATATACAGAAGAAGATTTTGCGTATGTGCTGACGTGGCAAAGTAATGTTCGCTCGTGGACCCAATTATTTGAATTTTATtaaacgatgtcttctttaacttAAGTCGGCGCCGTATCGATTGTTGTGAAATGAAATGAAATTGAATAATTTTTTAATGGTATATTTAACAAAATTGCCAAAAAGGTCCCTGTGTTTGACCATTTATGTCCTTTTCATCCTTGTTTTTGAAAACAACAATTTTCATTCTTAATAGTGTAAATATGTCCCAATTTAGTCACTGCGTTAAGGGATGTTTTGATTCCCCGTTAGTGTAGACTCGTGCATACCACGTATTTACAAACCCCAATCTAACATATACACAATATAACGAAGGAAGTCATAATTCAGTTTGGTTTTGTGCCCATACAAAACTTTCCTAAATCAaccttcgattctaattcagaatGAATGTGTATTGTGTTTGAGGTAGTCTGTCGATTATTCATACGTCATTGACATCAAAAAATGCAGATCGAAGGTTCCATTGTTGAGCTAGAAGTGTAAGCTTTCATTAATAATTTTTTACGAAATCAAACCATATGTGCTCGGCCATTGAAATTATTTCAGTCTTAGATTAATCACAGAGTAATTAATAAAAGGAATATGAATATAACGGCGTGTCATGTATAGGTTTAGTATGAAGAATACATTATACATTAGAATATGAAATGGTTTATAATCACGTGATATGCACGAGGTGACACTAACTGACAATTTAACCATCCATTAATGCAGAGACTAAATGGGACACATTTACGCTATTAAGGaagaaaataatagtttttaaaatACATGGATGAAAATTGCAAAAATGAACAAAAACAAGGACCATTTTGGCAATTTTGTCTTCAATGAAACTAGATGCATACTATCATTATGGGTAATGATATATCTACTATCGAAATTACTTCATCCACCACAGATATGCATTATTTAGTTGTACATTACAACCTGTTAATGCAAAGTTTGTGGTGAATGAAGTAATTTGGATGGTGAAAATATCACCTCCCTATCCTTATAGTTGAAGCGGTGAAGTTTATGATTGGAACGTAACTTATTAATTTTTGTAAGTGTTTTACTTAAAAAATAGTTGAAATTAAAGTTTATAATTGGAACATAACTTATTAATTTTGGTAAGTATTTTACTTATAAAATAGTTGAAATTAAAGCTTATAGATATGAATTAATTTAAAAGGACTGAAATAAAACATgtaacataataaaaataatagcattttagtaattatattatcACATGCTCTACATTTATAAAAAAAGCTTCTTTCTTTTAGAAGCTTAATTTTCTaaagcttctttttttttttttttcacaacatCAACTTTTATTATGTGTGTGTCAAACAAAACTTATGGTTTGTAGCTTTTAAAATTCATAAACGTAAGTTCTCATAAGTTTCCATAAGCTTTCAAAAGCTGTCACTCAAACACACCATTAAATTAAAGTGCTTATGATTTTTGATTTTGAATTTAtcgcacaatatatatatatatatatatatatatatatatatatatatccaatcgggggaaagcggggggaagcaaaaaaaaaattcattttttttgaatttttttttccgacatcaagatcacacgaaaatatgaacatttagaagagacacttcgtgatgaatgttattatttaggcgggaaaacgatcgacaaaaataacattcaagataatattgttcgtgaagaatatgaacgttttttttcttcatgttttgtgaagtaaaatttagcccgatttagggtttagggtttagagtttggtgttttgggtttatggaataaacccaaaacaccaaaccctaaaccctaaaccctaaaccctgaactctaaaccgttcatgttaaaaactaaatctaaattctaaatctaaaccctaaatctaaaccctaaatttctaaaccctaatatctaaaccctataaaccctaatatctaaaccctaatatctaaaccccaatagctaaaacctcaaaatacgctcgaaaaacacgataattgttatatattacttcttctagcgtttttccgccaaaataaaaacatttatcacaaagtgtctctactaaatgttcatattttcatctcatctataatgttcgtgaacaaagttttttcaaaaaacgaaaaaaaaaagtttttgcttcccccgcttccccccgattggttacttccctcttgatcctaccactatatatatatatatatatatatatatatatatatatatatatatatatatatgtatatatatatatttatcaaaattGTGTAGACAAGCATACGCATAATTCGACGAGATATATCTATATATGGTTCATTTATTTATAAGGTTTTGAAAATTAAAAAACTAATGTCTTTCTATGGTTCATTTATTTATATAGTTTTGATATTATGTTTATTTGCAACTGTTAACTGCTATTATTGAActtaaccttatatatatatatatatatatatatatatat
This genomic window from Rutidosis leptorrhynchoides isolate AG116_Rl617_1_P2 chromosome 2, CSIRO_AGI_Rlap_v1, whole genome shotgun sequence contains:
- the LOC139890533 gene encoding uncharacterized protein, with product MPKERRDRSVSIGSSRPSPYKCSTSQSKRPLINKNPLETDENLTEWQDARCPVCMEHPHNAILLICSSHNKGCRPFMCDTSHRHSNCFDQFRKSFSESQPLAPDDQQSVPLVFDGQQSVSLNEDTPVIITEASLTTEDKKSKSKLACPLCRGEVSGWVVVDAARLFMNAKKRSCASETCDFSGTYTDLRKHARLVHPFVRPTEADPERLRNWRRMERQRDVEDLLSSLQSSMGDEQDQDSYNGLTVFFLIRVFRPGNSSRSSSWSGTSRARAQVMVRRRTSSGLWGESNDNESIDDDNESSDGGSGSGPRNLFQLSRRRPTPDTEESSDT